A DNA window from Maribellus comscasis contains the following coding sequences:
- a CDS encoding RagB/SusD family nutrient uptake outer membrane protein, which produces MKKILLTIGIFAVFFNSCVKDDFLDEDLKNIISADNLYLNYSGFQAGLNGMYALMLLEKGNTPNNSNYVHDVITMSGTDVACDGLWSGWGTSTGINLYDGRFTPEDGNLLNTWSWIWRVVNAANTLINRAEEPSVDWQGANEADNIKKKNEVIGEARCVRAWAYRHLVNLWNEVPLVLEESTGTIIDELRFPATRADIEAQMEADWLFASENLPSVAAVPGKVSSAVANHYLAELYLVWGDNGKAEQYANKVITSGDYQLVTERYGVEKDQPGTPFTDMFINGNINRNQGNTEVLWAWQREYQVNGGESGNSTERRMKVFAYWMWPIDGVSLAVTEGRGGRSLFGFMITKWSIDNFGVGDDRGGYYGLRKFYIIEEGDNLGDTDFSVGDTLWMDWSQPEQGGITRKWPSVTKFDWAPEGNLAIGWTVKETPYIRLADTYLLLAEALMKQERYGDAAEALNVVRRRANAPDISAGDVDIDFILDERARELLMEEHRRYTLIRTGKYVERSNAFNARAAGNITDQYKYMPIPQEIIDENPDFPQTIGWR; this is translated from the coding sequence ATGAAAAAGATATTATTAACAATAGGAATATTTGCCGTGTTTTTTAATTCATGTGTAAAAGATGATTTTTTAGATGAAGACTTAAAAAATATAATTTCGGCAGATAATTTATATTTAAACTATTCCGGGTTTCAGGCGGGGCTTAACGGCATGTATGCACTTATGCTCCTAGAAAAAGGGAATACTCCAAACAATTCTAATTATGTACACGATGTTATAACTATGTCCGGAACAGATGTTGCTTGTGATGGCCTATGGAGTGGATGGGGTACAAGTACCGGTATAAACCTTTATGACGGAAGGTTTACGCCAGAAGATGGAAACTTGCTTAATACGTGGTCGTGGATTTGGAGGGTTGTTAACGCGGCGAATACCTTAATTAATCGTGCAGAAGAACCATCGGTTGATTGGCAGGGGGCTAACGAAGCTGACAATATCAAAAAGAAAAATGAGGTAATCGGAGAAGCCAGATGCGTAAGGGCATGGGCTTATCGTCACCTTGTCAATTTGTGGAACGAAGTTCCTTTGGTACTTGAAGAGTCGACAGGTACAATTATAGATGAACTCAGGTTTCCAGCTACACGCGCAGATATTGAAGCGCAAATGGAAGCTGACTGGCTTTTTGCTTCTGAAAACTTACCATCTGTTGCTGCCGTACCCGGCAAGGTATCTAGTGCAGTTGCTAACCACTACCTCGCCGAATTATATTTAGTATGGGGAGATAATGGAAAAGCGGAACAGTATGCAAATAAGGTTATAACAAGTGGAGATTACCAATTGGTTACCGAACGTTATGGAGTTGAAAAAGATCAACCAGGAACTCCGTTTACCGACATGTTTATCAATGGTAATATTAACAGGAATCAGGGAAATACAGAAGTGCTTTGGGCCTGGCAGCGTGAGTATCAGGTAAATGGAGGTGAATCTGGAAATTCTACTGAACGCAGGATGAAAGTTTTTGCCTATTGGATGTGGCCAATAGATGGGGTGAGTCTTGCGGTAACCGAAGGCAGAGGTGGAAGATCATTATTTGGTTTTATGATTACAAAATGGTCAATTGATAATTTTGGTGTCGGAGACGACCGTGGTGGATATTATGGATTAAGAAAGTTTTACATTATTGAAGAAGGAGATAACCTTGGTGATACAGATTTTTCAGTTGGAGACACGCTTTGGATGGATTGGTCACAGCCTGAACAGGGAGGAATTACAAGGAAATGGCCTTCAGTAACGAAGTTTGACTGGGCTCCTGAAGGCAATTTGGCAATTGGGTGGACGGTGAAAGAAACTCCTTACATACGTTTAGCTGATACCTATTTACTTTTAGCAGAAGCCTTGATGAAACAGGAGAGATATGGAGATGCTGCTGAGGCACTGAATGTAGTGAGAAGAAGAGCAAATGCACCGGATATCAGTGCAGGCGATGTAGATATCGATTTTATCCTTGATGAAAGAGCCCGTGAATTATTAATGGAAGAGCACAGACGATACACATTAATCCGTACTGGTAAATATGTGGAAAGATCCAATGCCTTTAATGCAAGGGCCGCAGGAAATATTACGGATCAATATAAATATATGCCGATACCACAGGAAATCATTGACGAAAATCCTGATTTTCCGCAAACCATAGGTTGGAGATAA
- a CDS encoding ADP-ribosylglycohydrolase family protein: MNLIDIFIKRSKLVFYSVLLLLLITIDVSAQESQNDTITLKVENVVDKIRGGLLGEILGNLNGLPHEMKYIKEPGNVKNYVPSLPEGAWTDDDTDFEWVYICEMQKQRDVFLQPTQICSLWEERINKRIWCSNRFARYLMDIGIEPPLTGKSIFNPWASFNISGQFLCETFALIAPGMPQTASKIGLNYTTVTINNEPAQTTQLFSTMIAQAFVTDNINDIIDFGVAAIDENSELNGIINDVKSWYSEYPNNWRKTRQLLHEKYTQEDNNIRDFNGHELNTGAIIAALLYGNGDFSESLKLAFNFGWDADCNAATVGTILGVIHGYRNMISRNSHAHQDWMIVDRYKNITRDNMPMNETITSYADRIIELFEMVNSINGGEKVLDNNRMVYKIIPEHPTPVVELADLEKQKQIIKIELEEQIKKDLQSTDRKSRARAAYYAVCLDMDKSIKSKYPDKWEQASYDLSGYWKLMSSVFFFRYTEFNDFRQFRQKFIEAGFKGPKKEYEDDELYNDMEIWKEPERLY, translated from the coding sequence ATGAATTTAATAGATATTTTTATTAAGCGAAGCAAACTAGTTTTTTATTCTGTATTACTGTTATTGTTAATTACAATTGACGTTTCAGCACAGGAAAGTCAAAATGATACAATAACACTTAAAGTAGAAAATGTAGTCGATAAAATCAGGGGAGGGCTTTTGGGTGAGATTCTTGGAAATTTAAACGGCCTTCCGCATGAAATGAAATACATTAAGGAGCCCGGCAATGTCAAAAACTATGTTCCTTCGTTGCCCGAAGGAGCCTGGACCGACGACGATACTGATTTTGAATGGGTTTACATCTGTGAGATGCAGAAACAGCGAGACGTTTTTTTACAGCCAACCCAAATCTGTTCGCTTTGGGAGGAAAGAATCAACAAAAGAATATGGTGCTCGAACCGCTTTGCCCGCTACCTGATGGATATAGGCATAGAACCGCCTCTAACCGGGAAAAGTATTTTTAATCCCTGGGCCTCATTCAATATTTCAGGGCAATTTTTGTGCGAAACATTTGCGCTAATTGCACCGGGTATGCCACAAACAGCATCAAAAATAGGCTTGAATTATACCACAGTAACTATTAATAACGAACCGGCGCAAACAACACAGCTATTTTCTACGATGATTGCACAGGCTTTTGTTACCGATAATATTAATGACATTATTGATTTTGGTGTTGCTGCAATAGATGAAAACAGTGAATTAAATGGAATAATCAATGATGTAAAAAGCTGGTATTCAGAATACCCAAACAACTGGCGAAAAACGAGGCAATTACTACATGAGAAATATACACAGGAAGACAATAACATACGCGATTTTAACGGGCACGAGCTGAATACGGGAGCAATCATCGCAGCACTGTTATATGGGAATGGTGATTTTTCCGAATCGCTTAAATTGGCTTTTAACTTTGGGTGGGATGCTGATTGCAATGCCGCTACCGTTGGTACAATACTGGGGGTAATTCACGGATACAGGAATATGATAAGCCGCAATTCTCACGCTCATCAGGACTGGATGATAGTTGACCGATATAAAAATATCACCCGGGATAACATGCCTATGAATGAAACCATAACCAGCTATGCTGACCGGATTATTGAATTATTCGAGATGGTAAATTCAATTAACGGTGGTGAAAAAGTATTGGACAATAACCGGATGGTTTATAAGATTATTCCTGAACATCCTACTCCGGTTGTCGAGCTCGCTGATCTGGAGAAACAAAAACAGATTATTAAAATTGAATTGGAAGAACAGATAAAGAAAGATTTACAAAGTACGGACCGTAAATCAAGAGCCAGGGCCGCATATTACGCTGTTTGCCTTGATATGGATAAAAGTATTAAAAGTAAATACCCTGATAAATGGGAACAAGCAAGTTACGATTTGAGCGGGTATTGGAAACTAATGAGCAGTGTCTTTTTCTTTCGATATACAGAATTTAATGACTTTAGACAATTCAGACAAAAATTTATAGAAGCAGGTTTTAAGGGTCCCAAAAAAGAATATGAAGATGATGAGTTGTATAATGATATGGAAATTTGGAAGGAGCCAGAAAGACTATATTAA
- a CDS encoding alpha-L-fucosidase: protein MIKAVYIYLTLGVLFINNSELNAQEVPSYLKNYKKEYKINPREANLNWFKDAQFGLFIHYGLYSQLGKGEWVQLHDRIPLDEYARLKEKFTASDFDAGFITKLAKKAGMKYITITSKHHDSFCLFNTKQSDFNSVNSPAKRDLIRELADACEKEGIGLFLYYSYAADWRHPYFYSREEGWGSARPAYEKNPEAYKYEKPEDFRKYIDFAHAQIKELLTQYPTIAGIWLDPIMGFYANPDVFPIEETYALIRDLSPHALISFKQGANGDEDFVAPERNSGAIVGEEYAVARKVAALNKNKPKEICNTMQPHLGGFHGGSTWGYNKAIDGHHLKVEDVKNLLDEAKSRNCNLLLNVGPLPNGGIHPEDIETLSNLRE from the coding sequence ATGATAAAGGCTGTTTATATTTATTTGACTTTAGGGGTGCTCTTTATAAATAATTCAGAGCTGAATGCACAGGAAGTTCCGTCATATTTAAAAAATTACAAAAAAGAGTATAAAATAAATCCAAGAGAAGCAAACTTAAATTGGTTTAAAGATGCACAATTTGGTTTGTTTATTCATTACGGATTATACAGCCAGTTGGGTAAAGGGGAATGGGTGCAACTTCATGATCGCATTCCATTGGATGAGTATGCCAGACTAAAGGAGAAATTTACTGCTTCAGATTTTGATGCCGGATTTATTACAAAACTGGCAAAAAAGGCAGGTATGAAGTATATTACAATCACTTCCAAACACCATGATAGCTTTTGCCTTTTTAACACAAAACAATCAGATTTTAATAGTGTAAACTCCCCGGCTAAAAGAGATTTAATTCGGGAACTGGCTGATGCCTGTGAAAAAGAAGGTATAGGGTTATTTTTATATTATTCTTATGCCGCCGACTGGAGACATCCTTATTTTTATTCAAGGGAAGAAGGTTGGGGTAGTGCACGACCGGCTTATGAAAAAAACCCGGAGGCGTACAAGTATGAAAAACCTGAAGATTTCCGAAAATATATAGATTTTGCTCATGCTCAAATTAAAGAGTTACTTACGCAATACCCAACCATTGCAGGTATCTGGCTTGACCCCATTATGGGATTTTATGCAAATCCGGATGTATTCCCGATTGAAGAAACGTATGCACTGATTAGAGATTTATCTCCACATGCATTGATCTCATTTAAACAAGGTGCTAATGGAGATGAAGATTTTGTAGCTCCTGAGCGTAACAGTGGTGCAATTGTCGGAGAAGAATATGCTGTTGCCAGAAAAGTAGCAGCATTAAATAAAAACAAACCAAAAGAGATTTGTAATACCATGCAACCCCACTTAGGAGGATTTCATGGGGGTTCTACCTGGGGATACAACAAAGCAATTGATGGACATCATTTAAAGGTTGAAGATGTAAAAAATTTGTTGGATGAAGCCAAATCAAGGAATTGTAACCTTCTGCTAAATGTTGGTCCACTTCCAAATGGTGGGATTCATCCGGAAGATATAGAGACACTATCAAATTTGAGAGAATGA
- a CDS encoding ThuA domain-containing protein: MKYRGLTKIVFVILISINLISPSGVVAQNNIQVLNFQADNGYEHPSKDEAIAMVEKIGSENGWNVVSTSDTSIINLGDLLNFDVIVFNNNCGTDGRIFSQTQQQSIQQYIRNGGGFVGIHCAGAIWMEGGQFQQWYEKLIGTKLVAHPEVQQAKLIVEDKRHICTAHLPDEWILTDEWHWFSYNPRENVNVLISLDENSYEGGKKMGDHPFTWYQHYDGGRSFFTSLGHTEEIYSNEDYEKLVEGGIIWAAGYENLASEDILSDGLLLDLDADKGILLDDGNKIISWANQANNQEVRDFIIQDEGRETAGSGRPVLKMGVSKLNGHNSVIFHRQELVNHNEDAFDHLITGSGHTWFSVMAVYEQVPGLKDVNSFFGNLRNGGKYEGIWGCVTDDNRPWTGGRNGITFGRWDENNPMVLAEEPLETAKYYIVAGRMGSGSGTVNSELFINSAEVAASKPFPVNSEANSSKMAIGQERDAIEHPGKESFDGEIARFLIYERPLSDDEMKSMFKRLAKNYDLKILD; encoded by the coding sequence ATGAAATACAGAGGATTAACAAAAATTGTATTTGTAATACTAATATCCATTAATTTAATCTCACCCTCTGGGGTAGTTGCTCAAAACAATATACAGGTTTTAAACTTTCAGGCCGATAATGGTTATGAACATCCTTCGAAAGATGAAGCGATTGCAATGGTTGAGAAAATTGGCAGTGAGAATGGATGGAATGTAGTTTCAACTTCAGATACTTCCATCATTAACCTCGGGGACCTGCTTAATTTTGATGTAATCGTTTTTAATAATAATTGCGGAACTGACGGGCGGATTTTCTCTCAAACACAGCAACAATCAATTCAGCAATACATAAGAAACGGTGGAGGTTTTGTTGGTATCCATTGTGCAGGTGCAATCTGGATGGAGGGAGGACAATTTCAGCAATGGTACGAAAAACTGATTGGCACAAAGCTGGTAGCCCATCCTGAAGTGCAACAGGCCAAACTTATTGTAGAGGATAAAAGGCATATTTGCACAGCCCACCTGCCCGATGAATGGATTTTGACCGATGAATGGCACTGGTTCTCTTATAATCCAAGGGAAAATGTAAATGTACTAATCTCGCTCGATGAAAATTCATACGAGGGAGGTAAAAAGATGGGCGATCATCCTTTTACCTGGTACCAGCATTACGACGGTGGCCGTTCGTTTTTCACCTCCCTGGGACATACCGAGGAAATCTATTCCAACGAAGATTATGAAAAGTTAGTTGAAGGAGGGATCATTTGGGCGGCAGGTTACGAAAATTTGGCGAGTGAAGATATCCTTTCAGATGGTTTACTACTTGATCTGGATGCAGACAAAGGAATATTACTCGATGATGGCAACAAAATAATATCCTGGGCCAACCAGGCCAATAACCAAGAAGTCAGGGATTTTATAATTCAGGATGAAGGAAGGGAAACAGCCGGTTCCGGCAGGCCGGTATTAAAGATGGGAGTTTCAAAGTTAAACGGGCACAACTCGGTGATATTTCACCGGCAGGAACTTGTGAACCACAATGAAGATGCTTTTGACCACCTGATTACAGGTAGCGGCCACACCTGGTTTTCAGTAATGGCAGTTTACGAACAGGTTCCCGGATTGAAAGATGTCAATTCTTTTTTTGGCAACCTTAGAAATGGCGGCAAATATGAAGGAATCTGGGGCTGTGTAACCGACGACAATCGCCCGTGGACAGGTGGAAGAAACGGTATCACTTTTGGCCGTTGGGATGAGAACAACCCAATGGTTCTGGCAGAAGAACCACTCGAAACGGCCAAATATTATATTGTTGCAGGCCGGATGGGAAGCGGTAGTGGCACAGTTAATTCGGAGCTTTTTATCAATTCGGCAGAAGTAGCAGCGAGTAAACCATTTCCGGTCAACTCCGAAGCAAATTCATCAAAAATGGCCATTGGCCAGGAACGCGATGCCATTGAACATCCCGGTAAAGAATCATTTGACGGTGAAATAGCACGCTTTCTTATTTATGAAAGGCCACTCTCCGATGATGAAATGAAGTCGATGTTTAAAAGGCTTGCAAAAAATTACGATTTGAAGATTTTGGACTAA
- a CDS encoding Gfo/Idh/MocA family protein produces the protein MNRSDKKINIAIVGLGFGAEFIPIYQNHPNANLYAICQRNKSELDKVGEAFSVEKRYTDYRDLLRDDKIDAVHINTPIHLHAEQSIMGLKAGKHVACTVPMATTVEECKEIVRAQRSSGKNYMMMETTVYSREFLHVKELLQQGKMGKLQFLRAAHHQEMAGWPGYWEGLPPMHYATHCVGPCLALAGKQAEYVSCFGSGTIDEKLIVKYNSSFAVETCHIKLKDSDLSAEISRSLFNTAREYIESFDAYGSKMSYEWQQIENEKPVVFTGEDAERIEIPDYAYLLPEGIRQYTTKGVYDLDENVHLSFKQGSGHGGSHPHLAHEFIMSIVENRDAFPNASQSANWTSVGILAHESAMEGGIRKNLPEY, from the coding sequence ATGAATAGATCAGATAAAAAGATAAATATTGCAATTGTCGGCCTTGGCTTTGGTGCCGAATTTATTCCAATATACCAAAACCATCCGAATGCCAACTTATATGCAATTTGCCAGCGCAATAAATCAGAATTGGATAAGGTTGGGGAAGCTTTCAGTGTTGAAAAAAGATATACGGATTACAGGGATTTACTGAGGGACGATAAAATTGATGCAGTACACATCAACACGCCAATTCATTTGCATGCCGAACAAAGCATTATGGGATTAAAAGCAGGGAAACATGTTGCCTGCACAGTTCCAATGGCAACAACTGTTGAGGAGTGCAAGGAAATTGTCAGGGCACAAAGGAGTTCCGGGAAGAATTACATGATGATGGAAACCACGGTATATTCCAGGGAATTCCTCCATGTAAAAGAACTGCTGCAACAAGGCAAAATGGGGAAGTTACAATTTCTTCGGGCTGCGCACCACCAGGAAATGGCCGGCTGGCCGGGATATTGGGAAGGATTGCCGCCCATGCATTATGCTACCCATTGTGTTGGTCCCTGTCTTGCCCTGGCCGGTAAACAGGCGGAATATGTCTCATGTTTTGGATCGGGTACAATAGATGAAAAACTGATCGTAAAATACAACTCTTCTTTTGCTGTTGAAACCTGTCATATCAAATTAAAAGATTCGGATTTATCGGCTGAAATTTCCCGTTCATTATTCAATACTGCAAGAGAATATATAGAAAGTTTTGATGCCTATGGAAGCAAAATGTCTTATGAATGGCAGCAAATTGAAAATGAAAAACCTGTTGTATTCACTGGCGAAGATGCTGAAAGAATTGAGATTCCTGATTATGCGTATTTGCTTCCTGAAGGGATAAGGCAGTACACTACCAAAGGTGTATATGATCTTGATGAGAATGTCCACCTTTCATTTAAACAAGGGTCGGGACATGGAGGCTCGCATCCGCATCTGGCCCACGAATTTATCATGAGTATCGTCGAAAACAGGGATGCATTCCCAAATGCTAGCCAATCAGCTAACTGGACGTCAGTGGGCATTCTTGCACATGAATCAGCGATGGAAGGCGGAATAAGAAAGAACCTCCCGGAATATTAA